From a single Leclercia sp. AS011 genomic region:
- the cobO gene encoding cob(I)yrinic acid a,c-diamide adenosyltransferase: MSDERHQQRQQRLKEQVDARVAAAQDERGIIIVFTGNGKGKTTAAFGTATRAVGHGQKVGVIQFIKGEWPNGERNLLEPHGVEFQVMATGFTWDTQNRDTDTAACLTVWEQAKRMLADPSLNLVLLDEITYMVAYDYLPLQEVVDALNNRPTHQTVIVTGRGCHRDILEMADTVSELRPVKHAFDAGVKAQIGIDY; encoded by the coding sequence ATGAGTGATGAACGTCATCAGCAGCGCCAGCAGCGCCTGAAAGAGCAGGTCGATGCCCGCGTTGCCGCCGCACAGGATGAGCGTGGGATTATTATTGTCTTTACCGGCAACGGTAAAGGCAAAACCACTGCCGCCTTTGGTACGGCGACCCGCGCCGTCGGTCACGGGCAAAAGGTGGGCGTGATCCAGTTCATCAAAGGTGAGTGGCCGAATGGTGAGCGTAATCTGCTCGAGCCTCATGGAGTGGAGTTTCAGGTGATGGCGACCGGTTTTACCTGGGATACCCAGAACCGCGACACCGACACCGCCGCCTGTCTGACCGTCTGGGAGCAGGCGAAGCGCATGCTGGCAGACCCGTCGCTCAACCTGGTGCTGCTGGATGAGATCACCTACATGGTGGCTTACGACTACCTGCCCTTGCAGGAGGTGGTGGATGCGCTTAACAACCGTCCGACGCACCAGACGGTGATTGTCACCGGGCGCGGCTGTCATCGGGATATACTGGAGATGGCGGATACGGTGAGCGAGTTACGCCCGGTCAAACATGCCTTTGATGCTGGCGTGAAGGCGCAAATCGGTATCGACTATTAA
- a CDS encoding YciK family oxidoreductase encodes MHYQPKKDLLQNRIILVTGASDGIGREAALTYARHGARVILLGRNEEKLRDVAQAIASEGGAPTREYTLDLLNCTPEECQQLARRIAEEYPRLDGVLHNAGFLGEVRPMEEQTPEIWQQVMQVNVNGTFFLTQALLPLLLQSDSGSLVFTSSSVGRQGRANWGAYAASKFATEGMMQVLAEEYQSRHLRVNCINPGGTRTGMRASAFPTEDPLKLKTPADIMPLYLWLMGDDSRRKTGMTFDAQPGRKPGISQ; translated from the coding sequence TTGCACTATCAACCCAAAAAAGATTTACTGCAAAACCGTATCATCCTGGTCACCGGTGCCAGCGATGGTATAGGCCGTGAGGCGGCGCTGACCTACGCCCGCCATGGCGCTCGCGTCATTCTGTTGGGGCGTAATGAAGAAAAACTGCGCGACGTCGCGCAGGCGATCGCCAGCGAGGGCGGTGCACCGACGCGTGAATATACTCTCGACCTGTTAAACTGTACTCCGGAGGAGTGCCAGCAGCTTGCCCGGCGTATCGCCGAAGAGTATCCGCGTCTGGACGGGGTGTTGCACAATGCCGGATTCCTTGGTGAAGTGCGCCCGATGGAGGAGCAGACTCCGGAGATCTGGCAGCAGGTGATGCAGGTCAACGTCAATGGCACCTTTTTCCTCACCCAGGCACTGCTTCCTTTATTACTGCAGTCCGATTCCGGCTCGCTGGTGTTCACCTCCTCCAGCGTAGGGCGCCAGGGACGGGCCAACTGGGGTGCCTATGCCGCCTCGAAATTTGCCACCGAAGGGATGATGCAGGTGCTGGCCGAGGAGTATCAAAGCCGCCACCTGCGCGTGAACTGCATTAATCCTGGCGGCACGCGCACCGGCATGCGCGCCAGCGCGTTCCCGACAGAAGATCCGCTTAAACTAAAAACCCCTGCCGATATCATGCCGCTCTATCTGTGGCTGATGGGCGATGACAGTCGCCGCAAAACCGGCATGACCTTTGATGCCCAACCCGGCCGTAAACCAGGAATATCGCAATGA
- the sohB gene encoding protease SohB, protein MELLSEYGLFLAKIATVVIAIAVIAVLIVNLTQRKRQRGELRITRLSEQYTEMQEEMSVALLDPHQQKLWHKAQKKKHKLDAKAAKQKAKLEQSPEAAKPRVYVLDFKGSMDAHEVSSLREEITAVLAVARAEDQVVLRLESPGGVVHGYGLASSQLQRLRDKQIPLTVAVDKVAASGGYMMACVADKIVAAPFSIIGSIGVVAQIPNFNRFLKNKDIDVELHTAGQYKRTLTLLGENTEEGRQKFREDLNDTHQLFKSFVHQMRPSLDIEQVATGEHWYGTQALEKGLVDQVGTSDDLLLGLMEGRELVGVRYTRKKKLMDRFTNSAAESADRLLLRWLQRGQKPLL, encoded by the coding sequence GTGGAATTACTTTCTGAATACGGTTTATTTCTGGCCAAAATTGCAACGGTAGTGATTGCCATTGCGGTGATCGCCGTGCTGATTGTCAACCTGACGCAGCGCAAACGTCAGCGCGGCGAGTTGCGGATTACCCGGTTAAGCGAGCAGTACACGGAGATGCAGGAAGAGATGTCGGTGGCGCTGCTCGACCCACATCAGCAAAAACTGTGGCACAAAGCGCAGAAGAAAAAGCACAAGCTGGATGCCAAAGCCGCAAAGCAGAAAGCAAAGCTGGAGCAAAGCCCGGAGGCGGCAAAACCGCGGGTCTACGTGCTGGATTTTAAAGGCAGCATGGATGCGCATGAGGTCTCATCCCTGCGCGAAGAGATCACCGCCGTGCTGGCTGTGGCCAGAGCTGAAGATCAGGTTGTGCTGCGTCTCGAAAGCCCCGGTGGGGTGGTGCACGGCTACGGGCTGGCTTCCTCGCAGCTGCAACGTCTGCGTGATAAGCAGATCCCGCTGACGGTGGCGGTGGATAAGGTCGCGGCCAGCGGTGGCTATATGATGGCCTGCGTGGCCGATAAAATCGTTGCCGCGCCTTTCTCTATTATTGGTTCGATTGGCGTAGTGGCTCAGATCCCGAACTTCAATCGTTTCCTGAAAAACAAAGATATTGACGTTGAGCTGCATACGGCGGGTCAGTACAAGCGTACCCTGACGCTGCTCGGCGAAAATACTGAAGAAGGGCGGCAGAAGTTCCGCGAAGATCTTAATGACACCCACCAGCTGTTTAAAAGCTTTGTGCACCAGATGCGTCCTTCGCTTGATATTGAGCAGGTGGCAACGGGTGAACACTGGTACGGCACTCAGGCGCTGGAGAAGGGGCTGGTGGACCAGGTCGGGACCAGCGACGATCTGCTGCTGGGGCTGATGGAGGGCCGCGAGCTGGTGGGCGTGCGCTATACCCGGAAGAAAAAGCTGATGGATCGCTTTACCAACAGTGCCGCGGAGAGTGCGGATCGGCTGCTGCTACGCTGGCTACAGCGTGGACAAAAACCCCTGCTGTAA
- a CDS encoding YciN family protein gives MQQTTQPIDRATLLVEANKLIREHEDTLAGIEATGVEQRNGVLVFSGEYFLDEQGLPTPRSTAVFNMFKYLAHALSEKYHLVD, from the coding sequence ATGCAGCAAACTACCCAACCCATTGACCGCGCAACGCTGCTTGTTGAAGCAAATAAACTCATTCGTGAACACGAAGACACCCTTGCAGGGATCGAAGCCACTGGAGTGGAACAGCGCAACGGCGTGCTGGTGTTCAGCGGCGAGTACTTTCTTGATGAGCAGGGGTTACCTACCCCACGCAGCACGGCGGTATTCAACATGTTTAAATACCTGGCCCATGCGCTCTCAGAAAAGTATCACCTGGTCGATTAA